The segment AGCGCGGCTTTGATGTTCCAGACCGCCAGGTCATGGAAATCCAGCCGGTCGCTGTTACGCGTGTCCAGGGTCTCGAGCCCGAGGATGGTTTGGGCGATGTGATCGAGCGTCGGGTGGGTCATGGTGTGGGCTCCGGTTGATTGCGATGACCGTATGAACGCTTCATTTGCGGAAGAAGCCAAGTTGAATCTGGCCCCTGTCGCATCAATCCCACGCAGGGAATGGCAGTGGCTCGCAGCGCTTCGCTATTTCATCGCCGGGGACCCTGGCGACCTTGGCCAGTGCGGGGCGGCGGACCCGCGAGATTTGCGCAGGCACAGGCCGCGCTACGGTTTCGCTTCGTGGCTCAGTTCAAGGCGCCACAGGGCCTAGCCGTGAGCCGAGACGAAATGAGTGGCATCGGTATTTCGCTTGAAGGCGAAATGTCGGCGCTGCCGGCCCCACTTTGATTTCACCTTTGCTCACGAGCCACCCTGCATGGCAACTGCCCCCATCGAATCGCTGGCCAAGCTGCTGGATCTCACCCCGCGCCGAGTGCAGCAGCTGGCCAAGGAAGGCGTGATCCCCAAGCCCGCCACGCGCGGGCAGTACGACATCATCCCGTCGGTTGTGGCCTACATCCGCCACCTGCGGGCGGTCGCCAGCGGCGACGGCGGTAATCTCCTGACTGAAAAAACCCGCCTCGCCCGAGCCCAGGCCGAAAAAACCGAAGTCGAGATCGCTCGCCTCAAGGGCGTGCTGGTGCCCGCTGCACAGGTTGAGCGCGCCTGGGCCAGCATGATCGCCGCCGCCCGGGCCAAGTTATTGACCCTGCCGGTACGCGCCACCCCGTTGGTGCTGCCGCTTTCTGAGGAGTCGGCCATTGAACGGCTGCTGACGGACATGGTGATGGAGGCCTTGTCGGAACTTGCTGAGGCCGCCCTTGACGATGATCCAGACCTTGCTAACCCGGGTGCGCTCGCTGTGGCGACCACCCCCGACGATGACGGTGAGCCAATGGGCTGACACGCATCTTTACCTCTCGCCTGAGGACAGTGCGGAGTCCGGCAAGTACCTGAGCGATCGTGCCCCGTATCAGCGCGGCATCATGGATGCGTTCAGCGAACCCGGGGGCGAGGAGGTCGTCATGATGTCCTCGGCGCAGGTGGGCAAGACGCTCATCCTGAAGTCTTTGATTGGCTACTTCATCGATCTCGACCCGTCACCAATCCTGGTCGTGCAGCCCACCATCGAGATGGGAGAGACCTTCTCCAAGGATCGTCTGGCGCCGATGATCCGCGACACCCCAGCCCTGGTCGGCAAGGTGCGCGATGCCAAGAGCCGCGACTCGGGCAACACGATTCTCAAGAAACACTTCCCCGGTGGGCATCTGACGATCGCCGGGGCCAATAGCGCAGCGAGCTTGTCTAGCCGCCCGATCCGGGTCCTGCTCTGTGACGAGGTCGATCGCTACCCACCCTCGGCCGGCACAGAGGGCGACCCGGTCAACCTGGCCCGCAAGCGTACCGCCACCTACCGAGCGCGCAAGAAAGTGGCGCTGGTTTCGACGCCAACCCTCAAGGGGCACAGCCGGATCGAGCGCGCCTGGTTGCAGTCGGACCAGCGACGCTATTTCGTGCCGTGCCCCCATTGCGGCCACCGTCATGTGCTTGAGTGGGCCAATGTGCTGGTCAATGAAACGGACTTGGCGCAAACCGCGTTGGTCTGCCCGTCTTGCGGCGCCCTGATCCGCGACAGCGACCGGCCGCTGATGCTCGCGCAGGGGCAATGGATGGCCCAGTGCCCGCAACACCCGATTCCCGGGTTTCATCTGAATGAGCTCTATTCGCCTTGGCGCAAGCTCTCGGAGATCGCCAGCGATTTCCTGCGCGCCCGGGGCAACCCGGAAGAAGAAAAGACCTGGTGGAACACCGCCATGGGACTGCCCTTCGAAAGCGTGGGCGAGCGAGCCAGTGCCGACCTGCTGGCCCAGCAGCGCGAAGCGTACGCACCGGATCACCTACCGGCAGGCGTGTTGACCGTCACCGCTGGCGTGGACACGCAAAAGGATCGACTGGAAATCGAGCTCGTGGGCTGGGGTGCGGGTGAGGAGTCTTGGGGTATCGAGCACATCGTGCTGCACGGCAACCCGGCGGAACCCGCGCTGTGGCAGCAACTGGATGGCTTGTTGATCAACACCCGTCTGCCCACCGAGGACGGCCGGGCACTGCGTATTGCTGCCTGCTGTATCGACTCTGGCGGCCACCATGTGCAGCAAGTGTATGAGTTCGCCACCCCGCGCGCGGCGCGCAACGTCTGGGCGGTCAAAGGCCAGTTCGGCCCCCGCCCGGTCTGGCCCAAGCGGCAGACGAAGTCCAAAAAGTACCGGGGCCACACGGTGCGCCTGATTGGTGTCGACACCGCCAAGGACACGATCTATGCGCGCTGGCAGGTTGCGTCAGGTAAACCTGGCTACTGCCACTTTCCGATGTCGTATGACGACGCCTGGTTCGAGCAGGCCACTGTCGAAAAACGTGTGACCCGCATCGATGGCAGAGGCAATGAGGTGCGCGCCTGGCAGAAACCCTCCGGGGCGCGCAACGAAGCGCTGGACTGCCGCGTGTATGCCTATGCCGCGCTGCAGGGACTCAAGATCGAGCGCCGCCTGGTGCTGGCCAAACTGGCTGGCGCAGTCATCGAAGGCGAGCGCATGACATCGCAACACGAGCCCGTCGTCGTCACGCCCAACGAGGGCTCGCCTCGACTGAGGCAAGCGCCGGCGCCTGCTGCCGGAACCCACCAATCACCAGCCCGTCGGGTCGCGGCATCCGCCTATCTGCGCCGACGCTGAGCATCAAGGAAATTTTACATGGCCTTTACCCAGGACGACGTGGTCCGGATTGAGCGTGCCGTGGCCAAGGGCGAGCACATCGTGCGGTTTGCGGACCGCACCGTGGAATACCGCTCGGTGCAAGAACTCATCGAGGCCCGCGATCGCATGCTCAATGAGCTCTCGAAAGTTGGCAGACGGCGTGCCCGGCTGATGCGCTTGTTTCATGCAGGCAAGGGGTGGTGATCATGCCCGCGTCCTACCCCTGGTTGGCGCAACGCGGCTTTCTGCTGCCTCAGCGCTTGACCCGCGTGCAAGCCAGCTATGACAGCGCCGGCAACGGTCGTCGCCTGGGCGGCTGGAAGGCGCCCGATGGCGGGCCAAGTTCGGCGTCGCTCGCCGGTCTGCAGCACTTGCGCAACCGATCGCGCGCTGCCACACGCAACGACCCCTATGCCTTCTCGGCAATAGACCGACTGGTGTCGAACACCATCGGCACCGGGATCACCCCCAAGCCGCGTCATCCCGACGATGGCGTGCGACGCCAGTTGCAGGCGTTATGGGAGGACTGGTGCGACGAAGCCGATGCCGACGGTCGCACCGACCTCTATGGGCTGCAGGCGCTGGTTTGCCGGGCGGTGTACGAGTCGGGCGAGTGCTTCATTCGCCTGCGGCCCCGGCGGCTCGAGGATGCCATGGCAGTGCCCCTGCAGTTGCAGGTGCTTGAGCCTGAGTTCGTGCCGCACGACAAGCATGAGCAAGGCCGTGGCGGCAACGTCATCCGCGCCGGCATTGAATACAACGCAATCGGGCAGCGGGTCGCCTATTGGATGTACCGCACCCATCCCGGTGATGGTCCCAATCCTGCATTGAGGTTCAACGATCTGGTGCGCGTCCCGGCCGAGCAGGTGTTGCACATCTATGAGCCGCTGCGCGCGGGCCAGCTGCGTGGCGTCCCTGTTCTGGCACCGGTCCTGGCACGACTGAAATCGCTCGACGACTTTGATGACGCGGTGCTGTTTCGGCAGGAGGTGGCCAACCTGTTTGCCGGTTTCATTCGCAAACCGGCGCCCGAGGACCCGCCGGTCGATCCGGTGACGGGCGCCCCCATCCAGACCGATGCCGATGGTTTTACCCCAATGGTGGGGCTGGAGCCTGGCACCCTGCAGGAACTGCTACCTGGTGAAGAGGTGGATTTCTCCAACCCGCCCGATGCCGGCAACACCTACCCGGACTTCATGCGTCAGCAGCTGCTGGCCACCGCTGCCGGGGCAGGGTTGCCCTTCGAGTTGCTGACCGGCGATCTGCGCAATGTGAATGACCGGGTGATCCGCGTGGTGCTGAACGAGTTTCGGCGGCGCATCGAGCAGCGCCAGTTCGGCGTCTTCGTGCATCAGATGTGCCGGCCCGT is part of the Stutzerimonas balearica DSM 6083 genome and harbors:
- a CDS encoding phage head-tail joining protein translates to MAFTQDDVVRIERAVAKGEHIVRFADRTVEYRSVQELIEARDRMLNELSKVGRRRARLMRLFHAGKGW
- a CDS encoding DUF6900 domain-containing protein, with amino-acid sequence MTHPTLDHIAQTILGLETLDTRNSDRLDFHDLAVWNIKAALQAAFEAGQQAGKKPRQTPQKRVATPAE
- a CDS encoding phage portal protein — translated: MPASYPWLAQRGFLLPQRLTRVQASYDSAGNGRRLGGWKAPDGGPSSASLAGLQHLRNRSRAATRNDPYAFSAIDRLVSNTIGTGITPKPRHPDDGVRRQLQALWEDWCDEADADGRTDLYGLQALVCRAVYESGECFIRLRPRRLEDAMAVPLQLQVLEPEFVPHDKHEQGRGGNVIRAGIEYNAIGQRVAYWMYRTHPGDGPNPALRFNDLVRVPAEQVLHIYEPLRAGQLRGVPVLAPVLARLKSLDDFDDAVLFRQEVANLFAGFIRKPAPEDPPVDPVTGAPIQTDADGFTPMVGLEPGTLQELLPGEEVDFSNPPDAGNTYPDFMRQQLLATAAGAGLPFELLTGDLRNVNDRVIRVVLNEFRRRIEQRQFGVFVHQMCRPVRAAWLDMAVLAGAIALPDYPRQRRAYLRTRWVPQGWSYLHPVQDVQARRMEVRAGFTSRSEVALRQGYDAELIDAENAADIARADALGLAYDSDARANPPAPTATTNPPISNLEEPA
- a CDS encoding phage terminase large subunit family protein yields the protein MIQTLLTRVRSLWRPPPTMTVSQWADTHLYLSPEDSAESGKYLSDRAPYQRGIMDAFSEPGGEEVVMMSSAQVGKTLILKSLIGYFIDLDPSPILVVQPTIEMGETFSKDRLAPMIRDTPALVGKVRDAKSRDSGNTILKKHFPGGHLTIAGANSAASLSSRPIRVLLCDEVDRYPPSAGTEGDPVNLARKRTATYRARKKVALVSTPTLKGHSRIERAWLQSDQRRYFVPCPHCGHRHVLEWANVLVNETDLAQTALVCPSCGALIRDSDRPLMLAQGQWMAQCPQHPIPGFHLNELYSPWRKLSEIASDFLRARGNPEEEKTWWNTAMGLPFESVGERASADLLAQQREAYAPDHLPAGVLTVTAGVDTQKDRLEIELVGWGAGEESWGIEHIVLHGNPAEPALWQQLDGLLINTRLPTEDGRALRIAACCIDSGGHHVQQVYEFATPRAARNVWAVKGQFGPRPVWPKRQTKSKKYRGHTVRLIGVDTAKDTIYARWQVASGKPGYCHFPMSYDDAWFEQATVEKRVTRIDGRGNEVRAWQKPSGARNEALDCRVYAYAALQGLKIERRLVLAKLAGAVIEGERMTSQHEPVVVTPNEGSPRLRQAPAPAAGTHQSPARRVAASAYLRRR